Proteins from one Esox lucius isolate fEsoLuc1 chromosome 19, fEsoLuc1.pri, whole genome shotgun sequence genomic window:
- the LOC105018645 gene encoding transmembrane emp24 domain-containing protein 6 isoform X1, with product MQEMRAVVRYSVFTLLMGLWAVGQKTEPRLKDLFRGSDHYDFAIVVPASGLECFWHFAHQSGNFYLTYLVQWMTGLATDHHLYVTVISPEGKLMASVEDTVGLISFETKATGFYQLCLGNYKNHFGGVRVFVNFGVYYEGAEEMRRQAKEGEKVLNNTLSNIEASINKIQNQVVQMWRHYSYARMRRGADHYLLLSNSNYVTWWSAAQSVVIVVAGYLQLFFLKRLFHTNASRPRC from the exons ATGCAAGAAATGAGAGCTGTGGTTCGGTACTCTGTTTTCACACTCCTCATGGGGCTTTGGGCTGTTGGACAAAAGACAGAACCCCGCCTGAAGGACCTGTTCCGAGGGTCCGATCACTATGACTTTGCCATTGTAGTGCCAGCCTCAGGGCTAGAGTGCTTCTGGCACTTTGCACACCAGAGTGGGAACTTCTACCTAACTTACTTG GTCCAGTGGATGACAGGGTTAGCAACTGACCACCATCTTTACGTTACCGTCATTTCCCCAGAAGGGAAACTCATGGCATCAGTAGAGGACACCGTGGGTCTAATCAGCTTTGAAACCAAAGCGACAG GTTTTTATCAGTTGTGTTTGGGAAACTATAAGAACCACTTTGGCGGCGTACGTGTCTTTGTCAACTTTGGCGTTTACTATGAGGGCGCTGAGGAGATGCGGCGACAGgcaaaggaaggagaaaaagtCCTAAACAACACACTGTCCAACATTGAG GCGAGTATCAACAAGATACAAAACCAGGTGGTACAGATGTGGCGTCACTACAGCTACGCCCGCATGAGGAGAGGTGCGGACCactacctcctcctctccaaCTCCAACTACGTCACCTGGTGGTCGGCGGCCCAGAGTGTGGTCATCGTCGTGGCTGGTTACCTGCAGCTGTTCTTCCTCAAGAGGCTCTTCCACACCAACGCCAGTAGACCCCGCTGTTGA
- the LOC105018645 gene encoding transmembrane emp24 domain-containing protein 6 isoform X2 has translation MASVEDTVGLISFETKATGFYQLCLGNYKNHFGGVRVFVNFGVYYEGAEEMRRQAKEGEKVLNNTLSNIEASINKIQNQVVQMWRHYSYARMRRGADHYLLLSNSNYVTWWSAAQSVVIVVAGYLQLFFLKRLFHTNASRPRC, from the exons ATGGCATCAGTAGAGGACACCGTGGGTCTAATCAGCTTTGAAACCAAAGCGACAG GTTTTTATCAGTTGTGTTTGGGAAACTATAAGAACCACTTTGGCGGCGTACGTGTCTTTGTCAACTTTGGCGTTTACTATGAGGGCGCTGAGGAGATGCGGCGACAGgcaaaggaaggagaaaaagtCCTAAACAACACACTGTCCAACATTGAG GCGAGTATCAACAAGATACAAAACCAGGTGGTACAGATGTGGCGTCACTACAGCTACGCCCGCATGAGGAGAGGTGCGGACCactacctcctcctctccaaCTCCAACTACGTCACCTGGTGGTCGGCGGCCCAGAGTGTGGTCATCGTCGTGGCTGGTTACCTGCAGCTGTTCTTCCTCAAGAGGCTCTTCCACACCAACGCCAGTAGACCCCGCTGTTGA
- the LOC105018646 gene encoding zona pellucida sperm-binding protein 3-like isoform X1 has translation MGSRQEPGRLLTAVALFVCIWDAALSTPWAYQQHYYAAVKPKVPKAAFNNQRQYSVAQTKQALAQPLMWTFPEDPVQAVKPETSTFELKQPLPANTVGVRCGNNQVRVEVKRDLFAIGQLILPSDLTLGGCAAIGEDVEAQRLNFESDLQGCNSKLEMTEEFLTYSFKLIYQPSPIGSTPVIRTSQTVVDIECYYTRRNNLSSSALKPSWLSFADSKVAEENLYFSLRLMTDNWQLMRKSSHYFLGERIHVEAGVLPYLRVFVDHCVATLTPDRNTEPRYTFIENYGCLVDAVLTDSTSQFLPRSQDHMLQFYLEAFRFKPQNTSSGSNRKTGQDVDRIYITCHLKATAASSPSDAQHKACSFVDVWRAVDGDDEVCSCCDSSCTTRTARDVSIDTDVQWEADAVLGPIYIH, from the exons ATGGGGTCCAGGCAGGAGCCAGGCAGGCTTTTGACTGCAGTTGCTTTATTTGTTTGTATCTGGGACGCTGCGTTATCGACACCATGGGCTTATCAACAACATTATTATGCGGCTGTGAAGCCCAAAGTACCGAAAGCCGCATTCAACAACCAGAGGCAGTATTCAGTCGCCCAGACAAAGCAGGCCTTGGCGCAACCGCTGATGTGGACGTTTCCAGAAGATCCAGTGCAAGCGGTCAAGCCTGAAACCTCCACCTTTGAGCTGAAGCAGCCTTTGCCTGCCAACACGgtgggtgtgaggtgcgggaacAACCAGGTACGGGTGGAGGTCAAGCGAGACCTGTTCGCTATCGGCCAACTCATCCTGCCGTCGGATCTGACTTTGGGGGGGTGCGCCGCGATTGGTGAGGACGTTGAGGCCCAGAGGCTGAACTTTGAGTCTGATCTGCAGGGATGCAACAGCAAGTTGGAG ATGACTGAGGAGTTCCTCACCTATTCCTTCAAACTGATCTACCAACCGAGCCCCATCGGCAGCACCCCTGTTATCAGGACCAGCCAGACTGTCGTAGACATCGAGTGCTATTACACGAG GAGGAACAACTTGAGCAGCAGTGCTCTGAAGCCCAGCTGGCTGTCCTTCGCTGACTCTAAAGTGGCTGAAGAAAACTTATATTTCTCTCTCAGGCTGATGACTG ACAACTGGCAGCTCATGAGGAAGTCCAGTCATTACTTCCTGGGTGAGCGGATCCACGTGGAGGCCGGGGTCCTGCCATACCTGCGGGTCTTTGTGGACCACTGCGTTGCCACTCTGACGCCCGATCGAAATACCGAGCCCAGATACACATTCATTGAGAATTACGG GTGTCTGGTTGATGCTGTGTTGACAGACTCCACCTCCCAGTTCCTGCCTCGCTCCCAGGACCACATGCTTCAATTTTACCTTGAGGCATTCAGATTCAAACCGCAGAATACCAGCTCCGGAAGCAACCGCAAAACAGGCCAAGATGTTGACCGGATTTACATCACCTGCCACTTAAAGGCAACTGCAGCCTCTTCCCCATCTGATGCTCAACACAAGGCTTGTTCTTTTGTCGACGT GTGGAGGGCTGTGGATGGAGATGATGAGGTGTGCAGCTGTTGTGACTCCAGCTGTACTACAAGAACAGCTAGAGATGTCTCCATTGACACAG ATGTGCAGTGGGAGGCGGATGCTGTTCTAGGCCCCATATACATTCACTGA
- the LOC105018646 gene encoding zona pellucida sperm-binding protein 3-like isoform X2, with protein sequence MGSRQEPGRLLTAVALFVCIWDAALSTPWAYQQHYYAAVKPKVPKAAFNNQRQYSVAQTKQALAQPLMWTFPEDPVQAVKPETSTFELKQPLPANTMTEEFLTYSFKLIYQPSPIGSTPVIRTSQTVVDIECYYTRRNNLSSSALKPSWLSFADSKVAEENLYFSLRLMTDNWQLMRKSSHYFLGERIHVEAGVLPYLRVFVDHCVATLTPDRNTEPRYTFIENYGCLVDAVLTDSTSQFLPRSQDHMLQFYLEAFRFKPQNTSSGSNRKTGQDVDRIYITCHLKATAASSPSDAQHKACSFVDVWRAVDGDDEVCSCCDSSCTTRTARDVSIDTDVQWEADAVLGPIYIH encoded by the exons ATGGGGTCCAGGCAGGAGCCAGGCAGGCTTTTGACTGCAGTTGCTTTATTTGTTTGTATCTGGGACGCTGCGTTATCGACACCATGGGCTTATCAACAACATTATTATGCGGCTGTGAAGCCCAAAGTACCGAAAGCCGCATTCAACAACCAGAGGCAGTATTCAGTCGCCCAGACAAAGCAGGCCTTGGCGCAACCGCTGATGTGGACGTTTCCAGAAGATCCAGTGCAAGCGGTCAAGCCTGAAACCTCCACCTTTGAGCTGAAGCAGCCTTTGCCTGCCAACACG ATGACTGAGGAGTTCCTCACCTATTCCTTCAAACTGATCTACCAACCGAGCCCCATCGGCAGCACCCCTGTTATCAGGACCAGCCAGACTGTCGTAGACATCGAGTGCTATTACACGAG GAGGAACAACTTGAGCAGCAGTGCTCTGAAGCCCAGCTGGCTGTCCTTCGCTGACTCTAAAGTGGCTGAAGAAAACTTATATTTCTCTCTCAGGCTGATGACTG ACAACTGGCAGCTCATGAGGAAGTCCAGTCATTACTTCCTGGGTGAGCGGATCCACGTGGAGGCCGGGGTCCTGCCATACCTGCGGGTCTTTGTGGACCACTGCGTTGCCACTCTGACGCCCGATCGAAATACCGAGCCCAGATACACATTCATTGAGAATTACGG GTGTCTGGTTGATGCTGTGTTGACAGACTCCACCTCCCAGTTCCTGCCTCGCTCCCAGGACCACATGCTTCAATTTTACCTTGAGGCATTCAGATTCAAACCGCAGAATACCAGCTCCGGAAGCAACCGCAAAACAGGCCAAGATGTTGACCGGATTTACATCACCTGCCACTTAAAGGCAACTGCAGCCTCTTCCCCATCTGATGCTCAACACAAGGCTTGTTCTTTTGTCGACGT GTGGAGGGCTGTGGATGGAGATGATGAGGTGTGCAGCTGTTGTGACTCCAGCTGTACTACAAGAACAGCTAGAGATGTCTCCATTGACACAG ATGTGCAGTGGGAGGCGGATGCTGTTCTAGGCCCCATATACATTCACTGA